From one Plectropomus leopardus isolate mb chromosome 8, YSFRI_Pleo_2.0, whole genome shotgun sequence genomic stretch:
- the slc25a33 gene encoding solute carrier family 25 member 33, producing the protein MAQKDTLLNLFAGGCSGTVGAIVTCPLEVLKTRLQSSGLTLRPVFQVHLGTLSGTGIIRPGTVTPGLLQVLRSILEKEGPRSLFRGLGPNLVGVAPSRAIYFAAYSKSKEMFNGLFVPNSGVVHMSSAGVAAFVTNSLMNPIWMVKTRMQLEKKAKGEKKMNALQCARYVYKTEGIRGFYRGLTASYAGISETMICFLIYETLKKHLAESQLSSPNSEKEKGASDFLGLMMAAAVSKGCASCIAYPHEVIRTRLREEGSKYKYFFQTGRLIAVEEGYAAFYRGLIPQLIRQIPNTAIVLSTYELIVHLLGDSK; encoded by the exons atggCACAGAAAGACACGTTGCTGAATCTCTTCGCCGGGGG ATGTAGTGGTACGGTGGGAGCCATCGTGACATGTCCCCTGGAGGTGTTGAAGACACGGTTGCAGTCCTCTGGCCTCACCCTCCGACCAGTCTTCCAGGTCCACCTGGGCACCCTAAGTGGCACCGGTATTATTCGACCAGGAACTGTTACACCGGGACTGCTGCAGGTCCTACG ATCAATCCTAGAAAAAGAGGGACCAAGATCACTCTTCCGTGGCCTGGGGCCGAACCTTGTTGGTGTGGCCCCTTCAAG AGCCATTTACTTTGCTGCATATTCAAAATCTAAAGAGATGTTCAATGGGCTGTTCGTCCCTAACAGCGGAGTGGTGCACATGTCCTCAGCTGGTGTTGCAG CTTTCGTTACGAACTCTCTGATGAACCCCATCTGGATGGTCAAGACCAGGATGCAGCTAGAGAAAAA AGccaaaggagagaagaagatgAACGCACTGCAGTGTGCCCGCTATGTTTACAAAACGGAGGGGATTCGGGGCTTCTACCGAGGCCTGACTGCATCTTACGCTGGCATCTCAGAGACCATGATCTGCTTCCTGATCTATGAGACACTGAAGAAACACCTCGCCGAGAGCCAGCTCTCCTCCCCGAACAGTGAAAAGGAGAAAGGAGCGTCGGACTTCCTGGGTCTGATGATGGCAGCTGCTGTTTCAAAGGGCTGTGCGTCCTGCATAGCATATCCACACG AGGTAATTCGGACAAGGCTGCGTGAAGAAGGCAGCAAGTACAAGTATTTCTTCCAGACGGGGAGGTTAATAGCGGTGGAGGAAGGCTACGCTGCTTTTTATAGAGGACTCATTCCACAGCTAATTAGACAAATCCCCAACACAGCCATTGTGCTCTCCACGTATGAACTCATTGTCCATCTGCTGGGAGACTCCAAGTGA